Proteins from a genomic interval of Rhizobium etli CFN 42:
- the ctaD gene encoding cytochrome c oxidase subunit I, translated as MVEIPSGSAGVIPAAEVEDVELYHPHSWWTKYVFSQDAKIIAVQYSLTAISIGLVALVLSWLMRIQLAFPGYFAFIDADHYYQFITMHGMIMVIYLLTALFLGGFGNYLIPLMVGARDMVFPYANMLSYWIYLLAVLILVAGFFAPGGPTGAGWTLYPPQSVLSGTPGGKDWGIFLMLTSLIVFIIGFTMGGLNYVVTVLQGRARGMTLMRMPLTVWGIFTATVMALLAFPALFVACVMMLFDRLLGTSFFMPAIVEMGEQLKHGGGSPILFQHLFWFFGHPEVYIVALPAFGIVSDLISTHARKNIFGYRMMVWAIVIIGGLSFVVWAHHMYVSGMHPAFGFFFATTTLIIAIPTAIKVYNWVLTLWRGDIHLTLPMLFALAFIVTFVNGGLTGLFLGNVVVDVPLSDTMFVVAHFHMVMGVAPILVIFGAIYHWYPKVTGRMLDNTLGHIHFWITFLGTYALFFPMHYLGLLGVPRRYFEMGETAFVPPSAHTLNIFITVMALVVGAGQMVFLFNLVWSLLRGKEAGGNPWRATTLEWQTPQTPPPHGNWGRDLPVVYRWAYDYSVPGAAEDFIPQNVPASGGVTREIPT; from the coding sequence ATGGTCGAGATTCCGTCCGGCAGCGCAGGTGTCATCCCGGCCGCCGAAGTCGAGGATGTCGAGCTTTATCATCCGCACAGCTGGTGGACCAAATATGTGTTCAGCCAGGACGCCAAGATCATTGCCGTCCAATATTCGCTAACCGCCATCTCGATCGGCTTGGTGGCGTTGGTGCTCTCCTGGCTGATGCGGATTCAGCTCGCCTTTCCCGGCTATTTCGCCTTCATCGATGCCGATCACTATTATCAGTTCATCACCATGCATGGCATGATCATGGTGATCTACCTCTTGACCGCGCTCTTCCTCGGCGGCTTCGGCAACTACCTCATCCCGCTGATGGTCGGTGCGCGCGACATGGTGTTCCCTTATGCGAACATGCTGAGCTACTGGATCTACCTGCTTGCCGTTCTGATCCTGGTGGCGGGGTTTTTCGCACCCGGCGGCCCGACGGGCGCAGGCTGGACGCTTTATCCGCCGCAATCGGTCCTGTCGGGCACGCCCGGCGGCAAGGACTGGGGCATCTTCTTGATGCTCACCTCGCTGATCGTCTTCATCATAGGCTTCACCATGGGCGGCCTGAACTATGTGGTGACCGTGCTGCAGGGGCGGGCGCGGGGGATGACGCTGATGCGGATGCCGCTCACCGTCTGGGGCATCTTCACCGCGACCGTCATGGCGCTCTTGGCCTTTCCGGCCCTCTTTGTCGCCTGCGTCATGATGCTGTTCGACCGTCTGCTCGGCACCAGCTTCTTCATGCCGGCCATCGTTGAAATGGGCGAGCAGCTGAAGCATGGCGGCGGCAGCCCGATCCTGTTCCAGCATCTGTTCTGGTTCTTCGGCCATCCCGAGGTCTATATCGTCGCGCTGCCGGCCTTCGGTATCGTATCCGACCTGATCAGCACTCATGCGCGCAAGAACATCTTCGGTTACCGCATGATGGTCTGGGCGATTGTCATCATCGGGGGCTTGAGCTTCGTCGTCTGGGCGCACCACATGTATGTCAGCGGCATGCATCCGGCTTTCGGTTTCTTCTTCGCCACCACGACGCTGATCATCGCCATCCCCACGGCGATCAAAGTCTACAACTGGGTGCTGACGCTCTGGCGCGGCGATATCCACCTGACGCTGCCGATGCTTTTTGCGCTCGCCTTCATAGTCACCTTCGTCAATGGCGGCCTGACCGGTCTCTTCCTCGGCAATGTCGTCGTCGACGTGCCGCTGTCGGATACGATGTTCGTCGTTGCGCATTTCCACATGGTCATGGGGGTCGCGCCGATCCTCGTTATCTTCGGGGCGATCTATCACTGGTATCCGAAGGTGACGGGACGCATGCTGGACAATACGCTCGGCCATATTCACTTCTGGATCACCTTCCTCGGCACCTATGCGCTCTTCTTTCCGATGCATTATCTCGGTCTGCTCGGCGTGCCGCGCCGCTATTTCGAGATGGGAGAAACGGCCTTCGTTCCGCCTTCGGCCCACACGCTGAATATCTTCATCACCGTCATGGCGCTTGTGGTCGGGGCCGGGCAGATGGTCTTTCTGTTCAACCTGGTCTGGAGCCTTTTGCGGGGGAAGGAGGCGGGCGGCAATCCTTGGCGGGCGACGACGCTCGAATGGCAGACGCCGCAGACACCGCCCCCACACGGCAACTGGGGCAGGGATCTGCCTGTCGTCTACCGCTGGGCCTATGATTACAGCGTGCCGGGGGCGGCCGAGGATTTCATTCCGCAGAATGTGCCGGCAAGCGGTGGCGTCACACGGGAGATTCCCACATGA
- a CDS encoding cytochrome c oxidase subunit II yields MAVVLILVLVVVGSVLFHVLSPWWWTPIASNWSYIDNTLVITFWITGIVFVAVISFMAYCVFRFRHRPGNRAHYEPENRRLELLLASGTAVGVAAMLAPGLIVWNQFITVPADAASVEVVSQQWLWSFRLPGADGKLGRAETRDVTSDNPLGVDKNDPTGLDDIIVEGGELHLPIGKPVHILLRSVDVLHDFYVPEFRAKMDMIPGMVTYFWLTPTRTGTFEILCAELCGIGHPQMRGTVVVDEDADYQTWLGQQQTFTQLTASSGEPPPAN; encoded by the coding sequence ATGGCTGTTGTGCTGATTCTCGTCTTGGTTGTCGTTGGCTCCGTGCTGTTCCACGTGCTGAGCCCGTGGTGGTGGACGCCGATCGCGTCGAACTGGAGCTATATCGACAACACGCTCGTCATCACCTTCTGGATCACCGGCATCGTCTTCGTAGCGGTGATTTCCTTCATGGCCTATTGCGTCTTCCGCTTCCGACACAGACCGGGCAACCGGGCGCATTATGAGCCTGAAAATCGCAGGCTGGAATTGCTTCTGGCCTCGGGAACGGCAGTTGGCGTCGCGGCAATGCTGGCGCCCGGCCTGATCGTCTGGAACCAGTTCATCACAGTGCCCGCCGATGCCGCATCGGTCGAAGTCGTCAGTCAGCAGTGGCTGTGGAGCTTCCGCCTGCCGGGTGCGGACGGAAAGCTCGGCCGTGCCGAGACGCGTGACGTCACTTCCGACAATCCGCTAGGCGTCGACAAGAACGATCCAACCGGCCTCGATGACATCATCGTCGAAGGCGGCGAGCTTCATCTGCCGATCGGCAAGCCCGTGCACATATTGCTGCGTTCCGTCGATGTTCTCCACGATTTCTACGTGCCGGAGTTCCGCGCCAAGATGGATATGATCCCGGGCATGGTCACTTATTTCTGGCTGACACCGACGCGCACGGGCACGTTCGAGATCCTCTGTGCCGAACTTTGCGGCATCGGTCATCCGCAGATGCGCGGCACCGTCGTGGTCGACGAGGACGCGGACTATCAGACCTGGCTCGGGCAGCAGCAGACATTCACCCAGCTGACGGCGTCATCGGGAGAGCCGCCGCCGGCGAACTGA
- a CDS encoding cytochrome c oxidase subunit 3: protein MNIVLIFLAAIAAIIIWWLAGQRLTSKPWLETGSVQMPDHLGIERVPVPAVKIGLFVFLGVVGAVFSLAVSAYFMRAASADWWGMPVPRLLWVNTAALALSSAALQWAKREAQHGRMENLRPALVTGLALAVFFLVGQIQAWRELTAAGYVLADNPANSFFYMLTGLHGLHILGGLAVLAHTTVKAFAADVSPERLRLSVDLSAIYSHFMLAVWLVLFALFAGWANDFVDLCRTLIS, encoded by the coding sequence ATGAACATCGTGCTGATCTTCCTCGCCGCTATCGCTGCCATCATCATCTGGTGGCTGGCCGGGCAGCGGCTGACATCGAAGCCCTGGCTCGAAACCGGTTCGGTGCAAATGCCGGATCATCTTGGCATTGAGCGGGTGCCGGTGCCGGCGGTGAAAATCGGCCTGTTCGTGTTTCTCGGCGTCGTGGGCGCCGTCTTCAGCCTTGCCGTCAGCGCCTATTTCATGCGTGCGGCATCGGCGGACTGGTGGGGGATGCCGGTTCCGCGGCTGCTCTGGGTGAACACCGCGGCACTTGCGCTCAGCAGTGCCGCGCTGCAATGGGCCAAACGTGAGGCGCAGCACGGCCGCATGGAAAACCTACGGCCGGCACTCGTCACAGGACTTGCGCTTGCCGTCTTCTTCCTCGTCGGACAGATCCAGGCATGGCGGGAACTGACGGCGGCCGGCTACGTACTGGCCGACAATCCCGCCAACAGCTTCTTCTATATGCTCACCGGCCTGCATGGGCTGCATATTTTGGGCGGGCTTGCCGTCCTCGCGCATACGACGGTCAAGGCGTTCGCAGCCGATGTTTCGCCGGAGAGACTGCGCCTCAGCGTCGACCTTTCGGCCATCTATTCGCATTTCATGCTCGCCGTCTGGCTTGTGCTCTTCGCGCTCTTTGCCGGCTGGGCGAATGATTTCGTCGATCTCTGCCGCACGTTGATAAGCTAG